In Desulfovibrio desulfuricans DSM 642, the sequence CCAAAACCCGTTGCCTTACCACTTGGCTACATCCCAGTGTTTCACAGCACGTGCGCGTATACGCGCCTGTTCTCTCCTTGCAGCATGGCGGCAGCCGCCTGAGATTCCACATGGAACTCATGTGGGAAAAGCGCCACAATGCTTGAGCCGCTGCCACTCATGGCTACGGCTCCAGCCCCAAGGCGCAGCAAGTTCGCCTTGATTTCTGCAAGCTGTGGATGGCGAGAAAATACAACGTCCTCAAGGTCGTTGTGAATGCTCAACTCTGTCCGCACCCCGGAGAGAAAAGTTCCATTAGCCTTGCTTTCCGTCTTTGTCAAGCAATTTTGCCCAGAAACCGTGTTTGAGGCCTTGAGCGCGGCGTCATAATCGGCGTATGCCTGGGGGGTGGAAGCATGAATTTGGGAGCATACCAGAACAAGGTGTATGCCTGCAAGCGCATCACCCCCGCATGGCTCGATGATCTCGCCAACGCCCCGCACCCGGCAGGGTTTGTTAATAAGGAAAAACGGCGTGTCCGCGCCAACAGTGAGGGCAACCTCTGCCAGCGCCTGATCGTCAAGCGGGCTGGATACCCTGTTGTTGAGCCAGCGCAGCAGGGCCGCCGCATCGCTGCTGCCGCCGCCAAGACCTGCGCCAGCGGGAATGCCCTTGTTCAGGCGCACTTCAAGCCCGGGCAGGTTGGGCACACGTTTGGCGAGGGCGGCGTAGGCCTTGGTGAGGGTGTTGTTCTCAAGGTCAATGCCGGGGGCATCACATTGCACAACCAGACCGGCAGCGCCGGTTTCACGTATGTGCAGGCGATCGCAGGGGCGGGGCAGAGGCCAGAAAAGGGAGTCCAGCTCATGATACCCGTTTTCCCGCACGCCCGTGATGCGCAAACCAAGATTAACCTTGCACCCGGCAATAACTACGCTCATGGATTTTTCCGCTCCTGTGGCGATTGAGGGCTACAGCGTTTCAACCGTGAGGTTGCCGTTGGTGTACACGCAGATTTCCGAGGCGATGCGCATGGCCTCGCGGGCAATGGCCTCCGCATCCATGTCGCTGTGCCGGGCAAGCGCCCGCGCTGCGGCAAGGGCATAGGGGCCGCCGCTGCCAATGGCTGCAACCTCGTCGTCCGGTTCAATGACATCGCCCGTGCCCGACAGCACGAGGATGTGTTCGCTGTCTGCCAGCAGGAGCATGGCTTCGAGCTTGCGCAGGTATTTGTCCTTGCGCCACTCCTTGGTCATTTCAACGGCGGCGCGAACCATGTTGCCGCGCAATTCCTTGAGCTTGGCTTCAAAAAGTTCAAACAGGGTAAAGGCATCGGCTGTGGCCCCGGCAAAACCCGCCAGGATCTTGCCGTCATACAGCCGCCGCACCTTCTGCGCGCCGTGCTTCATGATCATATTCTGGCCGAGGGTCACCTGACCATCGCCAGCAATGGCCACGCGGCCATTCTTTCTCACTGCCAGTATTGTTGTGGCATGC encodes:
- the ispE gene encoding 4-(cytidine 5'-diphospho)-2-C-methyl-D-erythritol kinase, which gives rise to MSVVIAGCKVNLGLRITGVRENGYHELDSLFWPLPRPCDRLHIRETGAAGLVVQCDAPGIDLENNTLTKAYAALAKRVPNLPGLEVRLNKGIPAGAGLGGGSSDAAALLRWLNNRVSSPLDDQALAEVALTVGADTPFFLINKPCRVRGVGEIIEPCGGDALAGIHLVLVCSQIHASTPQAYADYDAALKASNTVSGQNCLTKTESKANGTFLSGVRTELSIHNDLEDVVFSRHPQLAEIKANLLRLGAGAVAMSGSGSSIVALFPHEFHVESQAAAAMLQGENRRVYAHVL
- the hslV gene encoding ATP-dependent protease subunit HslV; amino-acid sequence: MDTHATTILAVRKNGRVAIAGDGQVTLGQNMIMKHGAQKVRRLYDGKILAGFAGATADAFTLFELFEAKLKELRGNMVRAAVEMTKEWRKDKYLRKLEAMLLLADSEHILVLSGTGDVIEPDDEVAAIGSGGPYALAAARALARHSDMDAEAIAREAMRIASEICVYTNGNLTVETL